A portion of the Bacteroidota bacterium genome contains these proteins:
- a CDS encoding matrixin family metalloprotease, which translates to MGSYSFLGGKWGGSAMPGTSGGQVTWSFATANRSGFDAYSGYTVFDAALNPAAYNAVRTAFTVWEAVANIDFVEMPDSATVNIRIGLDYIDGQPVAGSNTLGQAQNWTENGIYQVSTVVFDTADIADAWYGYGPGALGQWSFMTVAEHEIGHVLGLGHTDDPDTLMYPVTGLVVGPEAGDIAGVQYLYGAPAVAPAPGLILPGIVRDGLDTDYYRLHNPDVATAGIDPVQHYHTWGWHEGRDPNAWFDTDAYLLHNPDVAAAGIDPYQHYRESGWREGRAPSDQFDADAYLAANPDVALAGMPPLEHWLLFGAAEGRALTV; encoded by the coding sequence ATGGGGAGTTACAGCTTTTTGGGCGGTAAATGGGGTGGTTCTGCCATGCCAGGTACTTCGGGCGGACAGGTGACGTGGTCTTTTGCCACGGCAAACCGTAGTGGCTTCGATGCCTACAGTGGATACACGGTATTCGACGCAGCACTCAATCCGGCAGCCTACAATGCCGTGCGTACTGCGTTCACTGTCTGGGAGGCGGTTGCCAACATCGACTTTGTCGAAATGCCGGATTCCGCCACCGTGAATATACGGATCGGCCTGGATTATATCGACGGCCAGCCAGTTGCAGGCAGCAATACACTGGGTCAGGCCCAGAACTGGACTGAGAATGGTATCTATCAGGTCAGTACGGTGGTATTCGATACGGCCGACATTGCCGATGCCTGGTACGGTTATGGTCCAGGAGCGCTCGGGCAATGGTCGTTCATGACCGTTGCCGAGCATGAAATCGGGCATGTACTGGGGCTGGGTCATACGGACGATCCGGATACGCTGATGTATCCGGTGACGGGGCTGGTTGTCGGGCCGGAGGCCGGTGATATTGCCGGCGTGCAATATTTGTATGGTGCGCCGGCGGTTGCTCCGGCTCCGGGGTTAATTTTGCCGGGTATCGTGCGCGACGGCCTGGATACCGATTATTACCGGTTACACAACCCTGATGTGGCAACTGCCGGAATTGATCCAGTACAGCACTATCACACCTGGGGCTGGCATGAAGGTCGTGATCCGAACGCCTGGTTCGACACCGATGCCTACCTGTTACACAACCCCGATGTAGCCGCGGCCGGCATTGATCCCTATCAGCATTATCGCGAGTCTGGCTGGCGTGAAGGGCGGGCGCCATCCGATCAGTTCGATGCCGATGCCTATCTGGCTGCCAATCCGGATGTCGCTCTGGCCGGGATGCCGCCGCTGGAGCATTGGTTGTTGTTCGGGGCTGCCGAGGGGCGCGCGTTGACGGTCTGA